Genomic segment of Pseudothermotoga hypogea DSM 11164 = NBRC 106472:
CATGAGGGGTAACGCCACGGTTGAAACCGCCACACCGAAAATTCCAAATGGCAGCTGATAGAACCTGTTTGCGTACTGCAGGATGGAAACACTTCCAGGACCAATCAACGCGGCCACGTTGACGTCTATCAGCACGTTGAATTCGGAGACCGTCATGGTAAGGAGTGCGGGGAAAAAGAGTTTGAAAAAGTCACGAGCCCCCACGAACGTTGGTCTGTAAGAAAAGCCCACCTGCTTCGCGCCTGGTATCAAACTCAAAAACATCGCCGCACCGCCAAGAGTGAACCCGATCGTGGGTCCGAGGATGCGTGGATCGAAGAGCTCACATAAAATCACTCCAGCTATGATTCCAAAGTTCATGAACATTGGTGAGAGCGCGGGGAAAAAGAAGCGTTCGCTCGAATTCTGTATCGCGTAGAGGACAGCCCAAAGGAATATGAAAACGATGAAAGGAGTGCTTACGCGTGCGAGCTTTGCTGCGAGCAGTTTTGTCTCCGTGTTCGCTCCACTTGAGAGAAGAAAAGGCACAATCTGCGGAAAGATCTGCACAAATATCGTCAAACTGATCGTCGCAATACCAAGGCTCGTTATGACAGCCGATGCGAATTCGTTTTTGTCGGCCTTTTCTTTGTAGAGGGGAATGAAAGCCGACGTCATTGCGCCTTCCGCGAAAGCCCGTCTCAAAAGGAAAGGGAACGCTATAGCAATCGAGTAAGCATCGAACTCTATTCCAACACCGAACCTGTTGGCGAGAAAGACATCTCTCATTAAGCCGGTGAACCTTGAAAATAGAGTTGCGATGGCAAAGAGAGTACCGTATCTGAGAATTTTGGTCATGCCATTCTCCTTGTGTAAGCTTCTATACCCAGACCCAGGATTTTAACGGCTTCTCTGAGCTTATCGCAGTTCAGAACATAAGCGATTCTCATCTCGTTGATTCCCGCATTCGGGCTGATATAAAATCCATCCAGTGGTGCAACCATAGTGGTCTTTCCATCAACTTCGAACTCGCTGAGCATGAACTTCACAAAATTCTCTGTGTTGTCGATCGGAAGTTTCGCAGCTATGTAAAAGGCACCGTGTGGTTTTCTGAACACGGCTCCTTCTATCTTCGAAAGCTCCTCGTACACCACGTCTCGGCGTGCCTGGTACTCAAGCCTTACCTGTTCCGTGTAAGTCTCATCCAGCGTTAAGAGTCCGATCGTACCATACTGAGATGTCATCGAAGGA
This window contains:
- the murJ gene encoding murein biosynthesis integral membrane protein MurJ; translated protein: MTKILRYGTLFAIATLFSRFTGLMRDVFLANRFGVGIEFDAYSIAIAFPFLLRRAFAEGAMTSAFIPLYKEKADKNEFASAVITSLGIATISLTIFVQIFPQIVPFLLSSGANTETKLLAAKLARVSTPFIVFIFLWAVLYAIQNSSERFFFPALSPMFMNFGIIAGVILCELFDPRILGPTIGFTLGGAAMFLSLIPGAKQVGFSYRPTFVGARDFFKLFFPALLTMTVSEFNVLIDVNVAALIGPGSVSILQYANRFYQLPFGIFGVAVSTVALPLMSGEDEDSSKHLKDAMRTTFFFSVPSTIGLIVLSERLIVLVYQHGAFTHSDSIRTATALLFYSLGLPFYSMMALLSRSCHAKKDMKLPFKATVVSFVSNAVLDFVLGLTMKTAGVALATALAGAIGAGYLLFKLRPEIDMKHFQKVLICSALMGLVLMIAEHVSPSKLFTLVLVLLGVGVYMVSCLITKVDEAYQLLHFIRK